Proteins encoded together in one Anopheles darlingi chromosome 3, idAnoDarlMG_H_01, whole genome shotgun sequence window:
- the LOC125956257 gene encoding microtubule-associated serine/threonine-protein kinase 2 — MSQKTSGETAVGGVGGVRSKSGTIKGTTSTTATTSPTASQKPSIEASTTASAGTVAAPASNASSGQSVISSADGVRPKGSLSSVRALNFDDPELAVATLPGGRKTGAPKVHSSTSTAAAAAAVVVSASKPPQSTPKHHPVEELKMAPQTSLPAALHGPASPNKSSTSKKNVVPHQTSLKHEARGDSAQSVGAKPTLLKSSSVPAPPSPNGAGKQHTHPAAPPVSPQPLGVSLIAPVITTAAASPTACSPATSLTGSSLASTVVMRTSSGSSLHKSASYRKSSYKPQHSHSLRYSGSGSDISNLVRVRNSTLGNSAPTLSLSAKDNGGFGLLSGTGGGSFFAGQKRPMSSSSAAAAARSAAVARHRLSFVANISPRSHSPIPASPIDSPRINSPSIMQFPFQMPIKRIASTAASKSCDSRRWSVASLPSSGYVTTPGSSNISSQCSSQERLHQFPAVPTNDDLQLLSLHFSSNDSNPSLGEMRSHAAQYGAHHHGHHYGHHHQHHHHHHHNLPHHPLATSHHHPSHHGGLQQQQQHHHHHSLPAGAGTHYASASYQHPLSVAGPGGASISPQAPGSILYQQQQTQQQPLSLPHQTSPAMKSVGSSGSGSCNATAAAAATGTPGARDEQNNFCGCRSPIHRPRSRSLSSPSHSPITDNEISIMNTFYKERFPKATQQMEERLSHFINENKTILNDSTRNSQPIVRFVHHQVLEMARDCLHKSHAKLITSRYFYEMSDNLERLLMETKEKSPEAAPEITGVIKKLLLIISRPARLLECLEFDPEEFYRLLEVAEGQAKVTQGIKADIPQYIIQKLGLNRDPIAELQEELNIETASLNSSVNCADLEEEAEDEPTPRATRGLVRQGNRPSEEDECENNNNSSIVSTGAGGASDHMTCSTPKGSGSSSSAGNSAASSTSNVLNNNSSSTMATAVAAPGVGGGIGGGALVPTNQGTGTAMVQGKGFKGRSNSSAVPNEKDFDILKLISNGAYGAVYLVKHKQTRQRFAMKKINKNSLMLRNQVEQVFAERDILSFADNPFVVSMYCSFETRKHLCLVMEYVEGGDCATLLKSIGPLPSDMARFYFAETVLAVEYLHCYGIVHRDLKPDNLLITALGHIKLTDFGLSKMGLMSLATNLYEGYLDSETRQFSDKQVFGTPEYIAPEVILRQGYGKPVDWWSMGIILYEFLIGCVPFFGETPEELFAHTVNDDIEWPDNDDWPLQEEAKDLITVLLHQNPRDRLGTGGAHEVKEHCYFYGLDWNNLLRQKAEFVPQLDNEEDTSYFDTRVDRYNHEICGDDTDEMEDSPLFGSFSSYSPQYRKQHSLSQASINSSSGGGGALAASNLLQQGSPAAAATVPPSSISVTSSTATGTTTTDSLATPLPRSAPSTSPTPSSTTVTIKPNPPIVTESKIGTTVPPSTTITTTSTTAIVTPSPLVKPQLPSLFEDGFDVTAHQRPPNDISKLILTPELRKFNINPSRYKMPSTPDLEYLPELATPDREDFLVHHGITLRPTMGGMRVPPHASSSAIAPSTPETPETNKRFSDFYPLSSLKQLSTPESSQTDSDDVSPQIQRKRKIVHNRILPKFSISIEDDQSGHETSSSTPSHLITSSPSNSVHSLSGSSSRHIVKSASALGLSLMTSSDDSSSAVTTAVGRSMGGGSIGRNAIASGGTTGGGSNLSSSSGCSTGIASSTMHSAGNCSSTASSRDTSPCRELSPLVTNLKPPLIIRRGPRGFGFTVHTIRVYYGDTDFYTMHHLVMAVDEGSPAFEAGLRPADLITHVNGEAVQGLYHTQVLQLLLSGSELVSLRATPLEHTSIQTGGRKREPWQSKFAKKSTHSRRKQKKESEKKRKASLFRRISSKRASAEMQQMVAGIQSPTAAVPPSRSFQSLARFQGSQPNLLQPAAGAAVVPGGGGGGGGCSPNVVIPMPMIPNVPGVPSPGMAPITIPGGPPSLAATGSSPSGNRLSLSPISSAAAAASLFNPTSPVPGSSPSTSAPTTPTGAGVGMIGGNSGAAGSGGFGYSDGAPLYQRPSTLHVLKHKLHSSSPCASGKSLHTGATGGRPSNRRKSADHMPLSPLARTPSPSPLPASPTRSSSPLAFPVVHPLGASNTTQSYSPGGLPATGAGVGIGGLPVTVPGIVGGTIVGASATPPTKKGFPRAKTAEPSSPLLRRALSPDRLHPRSAAESKCVLSPLCCNTSLKTTPRTVAGIWRSNQNSTITTAAAMTATGIGSGIAGAGVPSEPTPPVAVTAGLVNTKTPSSVAATISGNNTTTTAAGAASSDKITHSMEKLSIKQQSDATISATGSDKTGGNGKKAKE; from the coding sequence ATGAGTCAAAAGACATCGGGAGAGACAGCAGTAGGTGGCGTAGGAGGAGTTCGAAGTAAGTCAGGTACAATAAAGGGGACGACGAGTACGACGGCCACGACTTCGCCCACCGCCAGTCAGAAACCGTCCATCGAAGCAtcgacaacagcatcagcaggaacAGTGGCCGCACCAGCATCGAACGCTAGTAGTGGTCAATCAGTGATTAGCAGTGCAGATGGCGTTCGTCCGAAGGGATCACTCTCCTCGGTACGTGCGCTTAACTTTGACGATCCAGAGCTCGCTGTGGCCACACTTCCCGGGGGACGTAAAACGGGTGCTCCGAAGGTGCACTCCAGTaccagcaccgcagcagcagcagccgcagtagTAGTTTCCGCCTCTAAGCCACCCCAATCCACTCCGAAGCATCATCCGGTAGAGGAGTTAAAGATGGCCCCGCAAACGTCTCTTCCGGCGGCGCTTCATGGGCCCGCTAGTCCAAACAAGAGCAGCACATCGAAGAAGAACGTCGTGCCGCATCAGACTTCGCTGAAGCACGAGGCACGAGGCGACAGTGCACAGAGCGTTGGTGCGAAACCGACGCTTCTAAAGTCATCCTCtgtaccggcaccaccgagtCCGAACGGTGCCGGGAAACAACATACACACCCGGCGGCACCACCGGTATCCCCACAGCCACTGGGCGTTAGTCTGATAGCACCTGTGATAACGACGGCCGCCGCTTCACCGACGGCATGCTCTCCAGCCACATCGCTGACCGGTTCGTCGCTGGCGTCGACCGTCGTGATGCGCACTTCGTCCGGTTCCAGCCTACACAAGTCCGCCTCGTACCGGAAGTCGTCCTACAAACCGCAACACTCGCACTCACTACGCTACTCGGGCAGTGGCAGCGACATCTCGAACCTGGTGCGCGTCCGTAACTCCACGCTCGGCAACTCAGCTCCAACGCTGTCCCTGAGCGCCAAGGATAATGGTGGATTCGGGCTGCtgtccggtaccggtggtggcagctTCTTTGCTGGCCAGAAGCGACCGATGTCATCGTCCTCGGCTGCGGCAGCTGCCCGTAGTGCGGCCGTCGCACGCCATCGGCTTAGCTTTGTGGCGAACATCTCGCCCCGGTCACACTCACCGATTCCGGCCAGCCCGATCGATAGTCCGCGCATCAACTCGCCCAGTATTATGCAGTTCCCGTTTCAGATGCCAATCAAGCGGATCGCATCGACGGCTGCCTCGAAGAGCTGTGACAGTCGCCGTTGGTCCGTCGCGTCGTTACCATCGTCTGGTTACGTGACGACGCCGGGTAGCTCCAACATCTCGTCGCAGTGTTCGAGCCAGGAACGGCTCCATCAGTTCCCGGCCGTCCCAACGAACGACGATCTTCAGCTGCTGTCTTTGCACTTTTCCTCCAACGACAGCAATCCGAGCTTGGGCGAGATGCGATCGCACGCGGCTCAGTACGGTGCGcatcatcatggccatcaTTACggacatcaccatcagcaccatcatcaccatcatcacaatctACCGCATCATCCATTGGCTaccagtcatcatcatcctagcCATCATGGAggattgcagcaacagcagcaacatcatcatcatcattcactgCCAGCCGGTGCTGGGACGCACTATGCTTCGGCCTCCTATCAGCACCCCCTATCGGTTGCTGGACCCGGTGGTGCATCGATCTCTCCACAAGCACCGGGCAGCATCctttatcagcagcagcaaacgcaacagcaaccactcaGTTTGCCCCATCAGACGTCACCGGCAATGAAATCGGTTGGTTCGTCAGGATCAGGAAGTTGTAatgcaaccgccgccgccgccgctactgGCACCCCTGGCGCTCGTGATGAGCAGAACAACTTCTGCGGTTGCCGTTCACCGATCCATCGGCCACGATCGCGCAGCCTGAGCAGCCCTAGTCATTCACCGATCACCGACAACGAGATCTCGATCATGAACACGTTCTACAAGGAGCGGTTCCCGAAGGCGACGCAGCAGATGGAGGAACGGTTGAGTCACTTCATCAACGAGAACAAAACGATCCTTAACGATAGTACGCGCAACTCGCAACCGATCGTGCGGTTCGTGCACCATCAGGTACTCGAGATGGCCCGCGATTGTCTTCACAAGTCGCACGCCAAGCTGATCACCTCGCGGTACTTTTACGAGATGAGCGACAATCTGGAGCGGTTGTTGATGGAAACGAAGGAGAAATCACCGGAAGCGGCCCCGGAGATCACGGGGGTGatcaagaagctgctgctgatcatctcACGCCCCGCCCGTCTGCTCGAGTGTCTCGAGTTTGATCCGGAGGAGTTCTATCGGCTGCTGGAGGTGGCCGAAGGCCAGGCGAAGGTGACACAAGGCATCAAGGCAGACATTCCTCAGTACATCATCCAGAAGCTGGGTCTGAATCGGGATCCGATTGCCGAGCTGCAGGAGGAGCTTAACATCGAAACGGCATCACTGAACTCGAGCGTTAACTGTGCCGATctggaggaggaagcggaagaCGAGCCAACACCGAGGGCTACACGTGGTCTCGTTCGTCAAGGCAATCGACCCTCCGAGGAGGATGAGTgtgagaacaacaacaactcttCGATCGTTAGTacaggtgctggtggtgctagtgatCATATGACGTGCTCCACACCGAAAGGATCGGGTTCTTCGAGTTCGGCCGGGAATAGTGCGGCCAGCAGTACGAGCAATGTGTTGAACAACAATTCCTCGTCCACGATGGCGACAGCGGTTGCAGCGCCAGGGGTAGGAGGAGGAATAGGAGGAGGCGCGTTGGTGCCAACAAACCAGGGAACGGGCACGGCGATGGTACAGGGTAAGGGCTTCAAGGGGCGCTCGAACAGTAGTGCCGTGCCGAACGAGAAAGACTTTGACATCCTGAAGCTGATCTCGAACGGTGCGTACGGTGCGGTGTATCTGGTGAAGCACAAGCAAACGCGACAACGGTTTGCCATGAAGAAGATCAACAAAAACAGTCTGATGCTACGGAACCAGGTGGAGCAGGTGTTTGCCGAGCGGGACATTCTGAGCTTCGCTGACAATCCATTCGTGGTCAGCATGTACTGTTCGTTCGAGACGCGGAAACACCTCTGCCTGGTGATGGAGTACGTCGAGGGAGGTGATTGTGCGACGCTACTGAAGAGCATCGGTCCACTGCCATCGGATATGGCACGGTTTTACTTCGCCGAGACGGTACTGGCGGTCGAGTATCTGCACTGTTACGGTATCGTGCATCGTGATCTCAAGCCGGACAATCTACTGATCACGGCCCTTGGTCACATCAAGCTTACCGATTTCGGGCTCTCCAAGATGGGTCTAATGTCGCTGGCGACGAACCTGTACGAGGGCTACCTGGACAGCGAGACGCGCCAATTCTCCGACAAGCAGGTATTTGGTACGCCCGAGTACATCGCACCGGAGGTGATCCTTCGCCAGGGTTACGGTAAACCCGTCGACTGGTGGTCAATGGGCATCATCTTGTACGAGTTTCTGATCGGTTGTGTACCGTTCTTTGGTGAGACACCCGAGGAACTGTTCGCCCACACCGTTAACGACGATATCGAGTGGCCGGATAATGACGATTGGCCGTTGCAGGAGGAAGCGAAGGATCTGATCACGGTGCTGTTGCATCAGAATCCACGCGATCGTCTCGGTACGGGTGGTGCGCACGAGGTGAAGGAACATTGTTACTTCTACGGGCTGGACTGGAACAATCTGTTGCGCCAGAAGGCCGAGTTTGTGCCGCAGCTGGACAACGAGGAGGATACGAGCTACTTCGATACGCGCGTCGATCGCTACAATCACGAGATATGCGGTGATGATACGGACGAGATGGAGGATTCGCCGCTATTCGGATCGTTTAGCTCCTACTCGCCGCAGTATCGCAAGCAGCACAGTCTTTCTCAGGCTTCCATCAACagtagcagtggtggtggaggggcaCTTGCAGCCTCGAACCTGCTGCAACAGggatcaccggcagcagcagccactgtaCCACCATCGTCGATTTCCGTTACATCCAGCACTGCAACcggaacgacgacaaccgatTCACTAGCTACTCCACTTCCACGATCCGCACCAAGTACATCTCCAACTCCATCATCCACTACGGTTACGATCAAACCGAACCCTCCGATCGTGACGGAATCGAAGATCGGTACCACGGTGCCACCGTCGACAACGATAAcaacaacgtcgacgacggcgatcgtTACGCCATCGCCACTGGTAAAACCGCAGCTGCCGAGTCTGTTCGAGGATGGATTCGATGTGACCGCGCACCAGCGTCCACCGAACGATATCAGCAAGCTGATACTGACACCCGAGCTTCGAAAGTTCAACATCAATCCATCACGCTACAAGATGCCGTCTACACCGGATCTCGAGTATCTTCCCGAGCTGGCCACACCGGATCGAGAGGATTTCCTCGTACACCATGGCATTACGCTGAGACCGACGATGGGTGGAATGCGTGTCCCTCCTCATGCGTCCTCATCGGCGATCGCTCCCAGTACACCGGAGACACCGGAGACGAACAAGCGGTTTAGCGATTTCTATCCACTGTCCTCACTGAAGCAACTCAGCACACCGGAATCCTCGCAAACGGATAGCGACGATGTGTCCCCGCAGATCCAGCGTAAGCGCAAGATTGTCCACAATCGCATCCTACCGAAGTTTTCCATCTCGATCGAGGATGATCAGAGTGGACACGAGACGTCCTCCTCGACACCGTCACACCTGATCACGTCTTCTCCCTCGAACTCGGTCCACAGTTTGAGTGGCAGCTCGTCTCGGCATATCGTGAAGAGTGCGTCCGCGTTAGGCCTCTCGTTGATGACGTCATCGGATGATTCCTCTTCCGCCGTTACGACGGCCGTTGGTCGCTCGATGGGAGGTGGTAGTATTGGCCGGAATGCGATCGCTAGTGGTGGAACCACCGGCGGAGGATCCAACCTTTCATCCTCGTCCGGCTGCAGCACAGGTATCGCATCGTCGACGATGCATTCGGCGGGCAATTGTTCCAGTACGGCCAGCTCCCGTGATACATCGCCCTGCCGTGAGCTGAGCCCGCTAGTCACCAATCTGAAACCACCGCTCATCATACGCCGTGGTCCACGGGGATTCGGTTTTACCGTGCACACGATCCGGGTGTACTACGGTGATACGGATTTCTATACGATGCACCAtctggtgatggcggtggatGAAGGTAGTCCAGCGTTCGAGGCCGGTCTCCGGCCAGCGGATCTCATCACACACGTCAACGGTGAAGCCGTACAGGGTCTATACCATACGCAGGTCCTGCAGCTACTGCTCAGTGGTTCGGAGCTGGTTAGCCTTCGAGCGACGCCACTCGAGCACACGAGCATACAGACGGGTGGCCGCAAACGGGAACCGTGGCAGAGTAAGTTCGCCAAAAAGTCAACCCACAGCCgacggaagcagaagaaagagagcgaaaagaagcGCAAGGCGTCACTGTTTCGGCGtatcagcagcaaacgagcgaGTGCCGAGATGCAGCAGATGGTCGCCGGCATTCAGTCACCGACGGCAGCGGTACCACCGAGCCGCAGCTTCCAATCGTTGGCACGCTTCCAGGGTTCGCAACCGAATTTGCTGCAAccggccgctggtgctgctgttgttcctggcggtggtggtggtggtggtggatgctcACCGAACGTCGtgataccgatgccgatgatacCGAACGTACCGGGTGTACCATCGCCCGGAATGGCGCCAATAACGATTCCGGGCGGTCCACCGTCACTAGCTGCCACCGGATCATCGCCTTCAGGCAATCGATTAAGTCTGTCGCCGATCAGTtcggctgccgccgctgcaTCACTTTTCAATCCGACATCACCGGTACCAGGCTCTTCACCGAGCACCTCAGCACCAACCACTccgaccggtgctggtgttggcatGATTGGTGGTaatagtggtgctgctggtagtggcggTTTTGGTTACAGCGATGGAGCTCCTCTGTACCAGCGTCCTTCAACGTTGCACGTCCTCAAGCATAAGCTTCACTCGTCGTCACCGTGTGCCAGTGGCAAATCGTTGCACACGGGTGCGACCGGTGGTCGTCCATCGAATCGTCGGAAGTCGGCCGATCATATGCCACTGTCACCGCTGGCACGCACCCCTAGCCCATCACCATTGCCCGCCTCACCGACACGATCCTCCAGTCCACTGGCGTTCCCCGTTGTTCATCCACTCGGTGCATCCAACACGACGCAATCGTACAGCCCCGGTGGATTGCCtgctaccggtgccggtgtcggcaTCGGTGGACTACCGGTGACGGTACCGGGCATCGTGGGCGGTACGATCGTTGGTGCATCAGCAACGCCACCAACCAAGAAGGGATTCCCGAGAGCGAAGACGGCCGAACCGAGCTCACCGCTGCTACGGCGTGCCCTCTCACCCGATCGATTGCATCCACGGAGTGCGGCCGAAAGCAAGTGCGTACTGTCGCCTCTTTGCTGTAACACTTCGTTGAAAACGACACCCCGAACGGTGGCCGGCATCTGGCGCTCGAACCAGAACTCTACCATCACAACGGCTGCCGCGATGACTGCGACGGGCATTGGCAGTGGcattgctggtgccggtgtgccATCGGAACCGACACCACCGGTAGCCGTTACGGCTGGTCTGGTGAACACGAAGACACCGTCATCGGTTGCTGCAACGATATCCGGTAACAACACTACGACCACGGCCGCCGGCGCCGCCTCATCGGATAAAATCACTCACTCGATGGAGAAACTGTCGATCAAACAACAGAGTGACGCGACGATCTCGGCTACCGGTAGTGATAAAACAGGAGGTAATgggaagaaagcgaaagagtaG